In Mycoavidus cysteinexigens, a genomic segment contains:
- the tal gene encoding transaldolase: MMTTLDALRKYTTVVADTGDFQLLKQYQPHEATTNPSLILKAAQQNQYRPLLVKIVNDHRHQGIDSIMNQLLIAFGTEILALIPGRVSTEVDARLSFNTAATVAKARQLIALYEAAGIARERVLIKIAATWEGIRAAEQLEQAGIHCNMTLVFSLEQAIACAAAGARLISPFVGRIYDWHKTHAGVAWDEQKNSGANDPGVRSVKQIYNYYKQFGYATEVMGASFRSTTQIIELAGCDLLTISPPLLEQLQTSTIALERKLTPPSSANEPLERITLDESAFRYQLNDNAMATEKLAEGIRQFAVDSAKLETIIQALQA; encoded by the coding sequence AAGCCACAACCAATCCCTCACTTATCTTAAAAGCGGCCCAGCAAAATCAATATCGCCCGCTCTTGGTTAAGATCGTGAATGATCATCGCCATCAAGGCATTGATTCCATCATGAATCAATTACTCATCGCTTTTGGCACGGAAATTCTGGCGCTTATTCCAGGTCGCGTATCAACCGAAGTCGATGCTCGTTTATCGTTTAATACTGCCGCGACTGTCGCCAAAGCACGTCAATTGATTGCATTATATGAAGCCGCGGGAATCGCACGTGAGCGCGTGTTAATAAAAATCGCCGCCACCTGGGAAGGCATACGTGCTGCCGAACAACTGGAGCAAGCGGGCATCCACTGTAATATGACACTGGTTTTTTCGCTGGAACAGGCGATTGCATGCGCCGCAGCAGGCGCTCGCTTAATCTCGCCCTTCGTTGGTCGGATTTATGATTGGCATAAAACCCATGCAGGCGTAGCATGGGATGAACAGAAAAATAGCGGAGCCAACGATCCTGGCGTACGCTCTGTCAAGCAGATTTATAATTATTACAAACAATTCGGCTACGCTACAGAAGTGATGGGCGCAAGCTTTCGCTCAACTACGCAAATCATCGAACTTGCCGGCTGCGATCTACTCACCATCAGCCCGCCATTACTCGAGCAGCTCCAAACCAGCACAATCGCGCTTGAGCGCAAACTTACACCACCGAGTTCTGCCAACGAACCGCTAGAACGCATTACATTAGACGAATCAGCGTTTCGTTATCAGCTTAATGACAACGCCATGGCAACTGAAAAACTGGCTGAAGGCATTCGTCAATTTGCAGTGGATAGCGCTAAACTTGAAACTATTATTCAAGCGTTGCAAGCCTAA
- a CDS encoding GNAT family N-acetyltransferase — protein MCLQSHSYLTHRGSWRGLIEGVRIDNRFRSRGFGKMLFEWAMMRARERNCRMVQLTTDKLRPRAKQFYESLGFIASHEGMKLQLS, from the coding sequence TTGTGCTTACAATCCCATTCTTACCTCACCCATCGAGGGAGTTGGCGAGGACTTATTGAGGGGGTTCGCATAGATAATCGATTTCGCTCGCGTGGTTTCGGGAAAATGTTATTTGAATGGGCAATGATGCGGGCACGGGAGCGAAATTGCCGCATGGTTCAGCTTACGACCGATAAATTACGTCCAAGGGCTAAGCAATTTTATGAGTCCTTAGGCTTTATAGCCTCGCACGAAGGGATGAAACTTCAGCTGTCCTAG